The DNA window CGGTCATCAGCTTGTAATCGTCGTAGTCTTTGACGCGGCCGCCTTCGACAAACAGTGTGAAATGCCACGTTCCGTTGACACCTTCAACCCAGCCGTAGCGGTCGCCGTTATGCTCGAAATGGTACGGGCGCGCTTCGCCGAGCTTCCAACCGAGGCGGCGTTCAATTTCCTCTTTCACGACTTCAAGGCCAAGGCGGTCGATCGTGTATTTGAAGCGGGCGTTTTTGCGCACCGAGCGGTTGCCATAATCGCGCTGAACGGTCATAATTTTTTCCGCCACTTCAACGACTTGATCCGGCGTGCAGAAACCGATCACTTTCGCAAGCTGCGGGTACGTCGTTTTATCGCCGTGGGTCATCCCCATGCCGCCGCCGATGGCGACGTTAAAGCCAGCCAGCTTGCCGTCTTCCACAATGGCGATCAACCCGATATCTTGCGAGAATACGTCCACATCGTTAGACGGCGGGACGGCGATACCGATCTTAAATTTCCGCGGCAAGTACGTCGAGCCGTAAACCGGTTCTTCCTCGCCGTCGACTTGCGGCGTGCCAGCTACTTTTTCCTCATCGAGCCAAATTTCATAATACGCCCGTGTCCGCGGCAACAAATGGTCGCTTAACAGTTTCGCCCATTCGTACACTTCCGCGTGCACTTCCGACTGGTATGGATTCGGATTGCACATGACGTTCCGGTTGACGTCGCCGCAGGCAGCGAGCGTTGTCATGAGCGCGCCGTTAATGGCCTGCATCGTTTTTTTCACGTTCCATTTCAGGACGCCGTGCAATTGGAACGCTTGGCGCGTCGTTAACTTCAACGTGCCGTTGGCGTATTTGCGGGCGATTTCATCCATGACCAGCCACTGCTCCGGCGTCGCCACCCCGCCCGGTGTGCGGACGCGAATCATGAACTGGTACGCCGGTTCCAATTTTTGTTTTTGCCGCTCTGTGCGCACATCGCGGTCATCTTGTAAGTAGCTGCCGTGGAACTTCATCAGCCGGTTGTCATCGTCCGGAATGCCTGCGCTGATCGGGTCTTCCATCGTTTCGGCGAGCGTGCCGCGCAAGTAATGGCTTTCCCGTTTAATGCGCTCGACATCGCTTGGCGGTCCGTCCGGCGCTTTTAACACGACTTTCGCCATTTCCGATTCCACTCCTTCTTTGAGATTAATAGACGTCGCGTTGGTACCGTTTTTGCTTTTGCATTTCGGTCAAATAAGCTTCTGCTTGTTCGCGGCTCATTCCGCCTTCTTTTTCAATAATATCAATGAGCGTCTGGTGGACGTCGCGCGCCATGTGCTGCTTGTCGCCGCAAATGTAGACGACGGCGCCTTCCTCGAGCCAGCCGAACAGCTCTTTGCTTCGTTCAAGCATCCGATGCTGGACGTATACTTTTTCCTCTCTATCGCGTGAAAAGGCGACATCCATTTTGGTGAGCACACCGCTTTTCAGCCATGCTTGCCATTCCGTTTGATACAGGAAGTCAGTCACAAAATGCTGATCGCCAAAGAAAAGCCATGATTTTCCGTTCGCCCCTGTCGCCTCGCGCTCTTGCATAAAGGCGCGGAACGGCGCTACCCCCGTGCCCGGTCCCACCATAATGATCGGCGTCGACGGATCTTTCGGCAGCTTGAAGTTCGGATTCGGTTGAATAAAGACCGGCAGCGTATCGCCGATTTGAATGCGCTCGGCACAAAACGTCGAGCACACCCCTTTGCGCAGGCGGCCGTAAGACTCATAACGGACCGCACCGATCGTCAAATGCACTTCATCCGGATACGCGGCTAAGCTACTCGCGATCGAATATAGGCGCGGCGGCATTTTCCGCAAGATGGAAATGACTTGTTGCGGCGCAGCGTCCCACGGGCCAAAATCGCGCAGTGCATCGAGCAAGTCGCGGCCCTTAGCATATTCTTTTAATTTCGCCTCATTGCCCGGAGCAACAAGCTCTTGAAGCGCGCTGTTTTTCGATAGCGGCGCCAGCTTTTGGAGAAGAGCTTTCGTCAAAACGGTAATTTCAAAATGAGACGTGAGCGCTTCTTTCAGCGACCGCACTTCTCCATCCTTATCGATCGTTACTGTTTCTTCCGGATTCCATTTCATTTCTTGGATGACAAGGTCAACAAGCTCCGGATCGTTTTTCGGGAAAATGCCAAGCGCATCGCCCGGCTCATATTTCAAGCCCGATCCTTCAAGCGACAATTCGAGATGACGCGTTTCTTTATTCGAACCGCGGCCGTTTAAGTTAATGTTTTCCAACACTTCGGCTGGAAACGGGTTTTTCCGCGAGTAGACGACGGCAGGTTCGGCTTTCGGCGCCGCAGCCACAGCCGACAAGAGCGGAGCCGCTCCACCGTTGGCGTTTGCTTGTTTGCTCAACTCGCCAAGCACGCCATCGAGCCATTTCGCCGCCGCTTCTTCATAGTCCACATCACAGTCGACGCGCGGATAAAACCGTTCTCCCCCAAGCTCTTCCAACCGCTTATCAAAATCTTTCCCTGTCTGGCAAAAATGCTCATATGACGTATCGCCGAGCGCAAGGACGGAGAAGCGGAGATGATCCAGTTTTGGCGCCCGTTTGCTGTGAAGAAATTCGTAAAACGACACAGCGTTGTCCGGCGGATCGCCTTCCCCATGCGTGCTCACAACAATGAGCAGCGTCTCCACTTTCTTTAATTCGTTCGGCTTAAAATCAAGCATCGACGACACTTTCACCTCAAAGCCGCGCTCCTTGAGCGCTTTGCCGGCTTTTTCCGCCAACTTTTGCGCGTTGCCGGTTTGTGAACCGTAAAGAACAGTCACCTCTTTCGAAATCGGCTTGCCGCCCCCGGCAAACAGCGTCGGCGCCTCGGCATCGAGAACGCTCACTGCGGTCTCGGCCGCGGCCAAATACCCGCTCAGCCAAAGCTTTTGCGGCGGCGTCAACGTCGGCAACAAACGGTTCAGGAGCTCGATCTGCTCCTGGCTAAACGGACTGTTAGTTACTTGCAGCTGCAACGTGTCCACCCCTCAATATAAAATAAAATGGAATGATGGCGGAATTCCTTTCTGACTTTTATAGGCGTTGCCACCAAATATCCATTATTCCTATAAAACAAGTAGGTTTTAAATGTTATATCATATTTACACTTTACCGCAAAACAAAACATTAGTAAAATAAATATAAATTATTAAAACTATTAATATTTCTAATCAATATTTACACCTGGACGAAGCCATCACGAGCAGGGGGAATGAGTATGTATTATGACGAATTAAAAACGTTTATTACGTTGGCAGAAGTGAAAAATTTCACAAAAACAGCTGAAATCCTTCATCTCTCCCAGCCGAGTGTTAGTTTACACATCAAAAATTTAGAAAAAGAGTTTCAAACAAAACTGTTCATCCGTTCCCCGAAACGGCTGCGCATGACGCCAACCGGCGAACTTCTGTATGACCGCGCCAAACAAATGCTGGCACTGTACGAACAGACGAAACAAGACATTTTAGAGCATCACCATTCAGTGAAAGGCGAATTAAAAATCGGCGCCAGCTTTACGATTGGGGAGTATATTTTGCCGCCGTTTTTGCTCGACTTCCAACAGCGCTACCCGGAACTCGAACTTGGGGTGATGATCGGCAACACAAAAGAAATCGTCGAACTCGTCCGCTCATACCAAGTGGATATCGGCTTGATCGAAGGACAAACGAACGACAAAGAACTGTCCGTTCACCCATTCATGCAGGACGAACTTGTCATCGTCTCTTCAAACCGCCACGAATTGGCACAAAAAGAGGAAGTGGCGATCACCGATTTGCAAAACGAAGCATGGGTGGCGCGCGAAATCGGTTCAGGCACACGCGAATACTTCAACCACTTCATCCGCTCAAACGGATTAAAGGTAAAATCACTCATGATCATCAGCAGCAACCAAGGCATTAAAGAAACGTTAATCAACGGCAACGCCTTGTCCCTTCTGTCACGCAGCGTCGTCGCCCGCGACATCGAGCACGGTCACCTGTCCGTCATCCGCCTAAAGCACCCGCCGTTTTACCGGATGCTTTCTTATATTTATTCGCCGATTATGGAAAACAAACAAAGCGTCCGCATTTTCCTTGAAACGTTGCAAACCAACTGGACGGGCGCCAACAAATAACAGAAGGGCGCGGTCATCAATGACCCGCCCTTCACACTTCCATCTCCCCATGGCGGATGTGCGGCATTTCGATTTGAATGGTCGCATGGCGAATATGAAAGCGGGTTTCCACCAAATCAATCGCCTGCTGCAAAATCGCTTGGGCATCGCGGCCATCTTCAATAAGCAGATGGCAGCTTAACGAATCAAGACCTGAGGTGATCGTCCAAATATGCAAATCGTGGACATCCAACACCCCCTCAATGCCCGAAAGCGCCGTTTTCACTTCCGTCTGGTCGATGGCAGCAGGCGTTCCTTCCATTAAAATGTGCACCGTCTGCCAAACGACAGCGAACGCGCCTCTTAAAATCAAAACGGCCACAAACATGGAAATGAGCGGATCGGCCAAATACCAGCCAAACAGCCACATGATAAGCCCCGCCACCATCGCACCGACCGAACCTAACGCATCACCGAGCACGTGCAAATACGCGCTGCGGACATTGACATTCCCCTTGACATCTCCTTTATGCATCAACACCCAAGCGCTCGCCAGATTCGCCAACAATCCAACGGCAGCTACGGCCATCATCGGCCCGCTCGCTACGTTCGGAGGATTCACCAATCTCCCTGCTGCTTCCCAAATAATCCAAGCGGCAATCACCGCCAATGTTATCCCGTTGACGAGCGCTGCTAAAATCTCGAACCGATACAATCCGTACGTTTTCTTTGGAGAGGCAGGCTTGGCCGCCAACCATACTGCCACTAGACTCAGCAGAAGCGAAGCGGCATCGCTAAGCATATGTCCCGAATCCGAGAGAAGGGCAAGGCTGTTCGTTACGAGCCCGCCGACAAATTCAAGAACCATAATACTTGTCGTTATGCCAAGAGCGATCGCTAACCCTTTTCGATTTCCTTCTCTGCCATGGCGATGATGGCCACAATGGCCGTGCGCATGGTGGTGCATCAATCGACTCCCCCTCACCGGTGTTGTGCATGGTCAATCGCCTGTTTTAACAACGAAATCACATGATCATCATCGCAAGAATACACCAATGTCTTCCCTTCGCGGCGGTATTTGACGAGCCGCAACGCCCGAAGCAGCGCCAGCTGGTGGGAAACGGCCGACTGCGACATGCCGAGCACTTCCGCGATATGGCCGACATGACATTCTTCCTGCGACAACAAATACAACATTTTGATTCGGGTCGGATCTGCTAGTGCTTTAAATAGGCGTAACACTTCATCCACCGTTTCCGCTTCTAAAAACAGATGATCTTCTGTTTTCACAGCCATTCCCTCGCTTTATATTCATTAACATATGAACACATGTTCATATATATATGAATTATATGCTCACCTTGTGATCTTTGTCAATCATTGACTCAACGAAAAAAAGCGGGGAGCATCGTCCGCCGCTAATCATAGCGATGTCTATGTTGTATGCAGCCCTTGCATCGGAATCCCCTACGCCACTATTTCACCTTCACTGCCGTCCCGGTCGCAATGCACATCATCATGCCATCACGCAATGTTTCAAAATCGAGATCAACGCCAATGACCGCGTTCGCCCCGAGCTTCGCTGCTTTATTCACCATTTCGCGAATGGCTAATTCTCTTCCCTCGGCCAGCTTGCTTTCATACGTCCCACTCCGTCCGCCGATGATATCGGTAATGCTGGCGAGAAAATCGCGAACGACATTGGCGCCTAAAATGACTTCCCCCGCCACAATGCCGAAATACGCTTCAATTTCTTTTCCTTCAATGGTATGGGTGGTCGTAACAATCACAACAATGCCCCCTTGCCTCTCGTCATCAATGAGGCTGGTGATTTCGTACAAAATACTGCTAGTTCCGGCTATTTATCAATTAGAAAACCTGGCGAAACCAATCTTCTTTTTTAGCGAAATGCCGCTGATTTGCTCGTGACAACCGTTTTTCGCCGGCCTTCAATAGATAAAGCACGTAATTCTATGATTCCTTTTCATCACTAGGCGTCGCTGCCGAATTTGCCCGCGGTGCAACCGGCGCCGCTTGGGTTCCGTACAACAGCAGCTGGGCGATGCCGATAAAATACTCTGATTCGCGAATGATATGGTCTAACACAACTTTCGCCGTCGGATTTTGGGCAACGACCGCACTTTTCCTTTTCACTTGCCGGCACAACTCGATGAATTGGAGACTTTGTTGCAGGCAGAATGAAACGAAATGGAGCACTTGCTGATGCAGTTGTTCAGGAACATAATAACCGGCCCGGATCACCGATTCGATATAACGGACGGCTTGCTGGTGCGTAACAGACAAGGCCTCTTCCCACTTCTTCAACGCATCCACATAAGATGCTTCCAATCCGGACACAAGTTCGCGAATCACTACCGTATGCTCCTCTTCTTGGTGCTTCCAAAATTCAATCTCATCCAAAATGCGCAACGGCATATGTGGGCCGTAATAAAATTGCACGCTCTTCCCTCCCGATTTTTATCTCCCTTTCCTTCCATATGTATGGGCAAAAAAGGCAGTCAATGCTTCAAAAATAGCGAAGCAGTCTATGAAGCAGCTGCTTCGCCGGAATGTTTACCGTATGGCTCTGAAAACTTCAGCGAATAAGGAATCTCCCGCAGCGCCGGTTGCGGGAGATGTTGGTGTTATGCCCCAATCACGCTTG is part of the Geobacillus sp. 46C-IIa genome and encodes:
- the cysI gene encoding assimilatory sulfite reductase (NADPH) hemoprotein subunit, which codes for MAKVVLKAPDGPPSDVERIKRESHYLRGTLAETMEDPISAGIPDDDNRLMKFHGSYLQDDRDVRTERQKQKLEPAYQFMIRVRTPGGVATPEQWLVMDEIARKYANGTLKLTTRQAFQLHGVLKWNVKKTMQAINGALMTTLAACGDVNRNVMCNPNPYQSEVHAEVYEWAKLLSDHLLPRTRAYYEIWLDEEKVAGTPQVDGEEEPVYGSTYLPRKFKIGIAVPPSNDVDVFSQDIGLIAIVEDGKLAGFNVAIGGGMGMTHGDKTTYPQLAKVIGFCTPDQVVEVAEKIMTVQRDYGNRSVRKNARFKYTIDRLGLEVVKEEIERRLGWKLGEARPYHFEHNGDRYGWVEGVNGTWHFTLFVEGGRVKDYDDYKLMTGLREIAKVHTGDFRLTANQNLVIANVTSEKKPEIEALIAKYGLTDGRRYTALRRNALACVALPTCGLAMAEAERYLPNLLDKIEEIIDENGLRDEEITIRMTGCPNGCARHVLAEIAFVGKAVGKYNMYLGAAFNGTRLGKLYRENIGEEEILRELRVLLSRYAKERLDGEHFGDFVIRAGIVKEVTDGTNFHD
- a CDS encoding assimilatory sulfite reductase (NADPH) flavoprotein subunit, producing MQLQVTNSPFSQEQIELLNRLLPTLTPPQKLWLSGYLAAAETAVSVLDAEAPTLFAGGGKPISKEVTVLYGSQTGNAQKLAEKAGKALKERGFEVKVSSMLDFKPNELKKVETLLIVVSTHGEGDPPDNAVSFYEFLHSKRAPKLDHLRFSVLALGDTSYEHFCQTGKDFDKRLEELGGERFYPRVDCDVDYEEAAAKWLDGVLGELSKQANANGGAAPLLSAVAAAPKAEPAVVYSRKNPFPAEVLENINLNGRGSNKETRHLELSLEGSGLKYEPGDALGIFPKNDPELVDLVIQEMKWNPEETVTIDKDGEVRSLKEALTSHFEITVLTKALLQKLAPLSKNSALQELVAPGNEAKLKEYAKGRDLLDALRDFGPWDAAPQQVISILRKMPPRLYSIASSLAAYPDEVHLTIGAVRYESYGRLRKGVCSTFCAERIQIGDTLPVFIQPNPNFKLPKDPSTPIIMVGPGTGVAPFRAFMQEREATGANGKSWLFFGDQHFVTDFLYQTEWQAWLKSGVLTKMDVAFSRDREEKVYVQHRMLERSKELFGWLEEGAVVYICGDKQHMARDVHQTLIDIIEKEGGMSREQAEAYLTEMQKQKRYQRDVY
- a CDS encoding LysR family transcriptional regulator; the encoded protein is MYYDELKTFITLAEVKNFTKTAEILHLSQPSVSLHIKNLEKEFQTKLFIRSPKRLRMTPTGELLYDRAKQMLALYEQTKQDILEHHHSVKGELKIGASFTIGEYILPPFLLDFQQRYPELELGVMIGNTKEIVELVRSYQVDIGLIEGQTNDKELSVHPFMQDELVIVSSNRHELAQKEEVAITDLQNEAWVAREIGSGTREYFNHFIRSNGLKVKSLMIISSNQGIKETLINGNALSLLSRSVVARDIEHGHLSVIRLKHPPFYRMLSYIYSPIMENKQSVRIFLETLQTNWTGANK
- a CDS encoding cation diffusion facilitator family transporter; translation: MHHHAHGHCGHHRHGREGNRKGLAIALGITTSIMVLEFVGGLVTNSLALLSDSGHMLSDAASLLLSLVAVWLAAKPASPKKTYGLYRFEILAALVNGITLAVIAAWIIWEAAGRLVNPPNVASGPMMAVAAVGLLANLASAWVLMHKGDVKGNVNVRSAYLHVLGDALGSVGAMVAGLIMWLFGWYLADPLISMFVAVLILRGAFAVVWQTVHILMEGTPAAIDQTEVKTALSGIEGVLDVHDLHIWTITSGLDSLSCHLLIEDGRDAQAILQQAIDLVETRFHIRHATIQIEMPHIRHGEMEV
- a CDS encoding metalloregulator ArsR/SmtB family transcription factor — protein: MKTEDHLFLEAETVDEVLRLFKALADPTRIKMLYLLSQEECHVGHIAEVLGMSQSAVSHQLALLRALRLVKYRREGKTLVYSCDDDHVISLLKQAIDHAQHR
- a CDS encoding YbjQ family protein — its product is MIVTTTHTIEGKEIEAYFGIVAGEVILGANVVRDFLASITDIIGGRSGTYESKLAEGRELAIREMVNKAAKLGANAVIGVDLDFETLRDGMMMCIATGTAVKVK
- a CDS encoding DUF2935 domain-containing protein, whose protein sequence is MQFYYGPHMPLRILDEIEFWKHQEEEHTVVIRELVSGLEASYVDALKKWEEALSVTHQQAVRYIESVIRAGYYVPEQLHQQVLHFVSFCLQQSLQFIELCRQVKRKSAVVAQNPTAKVVLDHIIRESEYFIGIAQLLLYGTQAAPVAPRANSAATPSDEKES